The following proteins come from a genomic window of Nicotiana tomentosiformis chromosome 12, ASM39032v3, whole genome shotgun sequence:
- the LOC104117635 gene encoding flowering time control protein FCA, with product MDQSNGERRGNQPEYHRNPHSPPPNWPSDETISRNDDNHRRNFFGDGNHYNRRQHHHHQNPNSEQNFGGSPPLSARKRPYDQSASDSQVRFGFVKLYVVGVPRPAEEEDVRSVFAEHGNIIEVVRLKDKSTGLRKECCFVKYSTLDEADRAIGAFHGRYTFPGGEVPLIIRYADGERERLGSLGEHNHKLYVGGLRKQVSKREVEHVFSPYGVVEEVFFLLDEQKQRRGSAFVSFACKDMAVAAMNALHGTYVTTKVCHQPLIVRFADPKKPKVGESRAPSHMNEQFNGNIAANQSNHQSPNKTPNNRSNPQTVFSTYVGSDNVLPSAASSVNARSLKGEMVESIDCEWSEHICPDGFVYYYNCMTCESRWEKPEEFALYEKKLEKLDLQQQDQRNLRLPVRNNSEVSQMCQELETGSSTVPLACV from the exons ATGGACCAGAGTAACGGAGAACGCCGTGGAAACCAGCCGGAATATCACCGTAACCCTCATTCTCCGCCGCCGAATTGGCCTTCCGACGAGACTATCTCTCGTAACGACGACAATCATAGAAGAAACTTTTTCGGCGACGGCAACCACTACAATCGCCGCCAACATCACCACCACCAAAACCCTAATTCCGAGCAGAATTTCGGTGGTTCTCCACCTCTTTCAGCTCGTAAGAGACCTTACGATCAATCAGCATCTG ACTCTCAGGTTCGTTTTGGATTTGTGAAACTCTATGTTGTAGGAGTACCAAGACCAGCCGAAGAAGAAGAC GTTCGTTCTGTTTTTGCTGAACATGGGAATATTATTGAGGTTGTTCGGCTCAAGGATAAATCCACTGGTTTGAGGAAAG AATGCTGTTTTGTGAAGTATAGCACGCTAGATGAAGCTGATAGGGCGATTGGAGCATTCCATGGTCGATATACTTTCCCTGGG GGTGAGGTTCCCTTAATAATTAGGTACGCTGATGGGGAGCGAGAACGTcttg GAAGCTTGGGTGAACACAATCACAAACTTTATGTTGGTGGTCTGAGGAAACAAGTTTCCAAAAGAGAAGTTGAGCAT GTATTTTCTCCATATGGAGTTGTTGAAGAAGTTTTTTTCTTGCTTGATGAACAAAAACAACGCCGTG GAAGTGCTTTTGTCAGTTTTGCTTGTAAAGACATGGCGGTTGCGGCAATGAATGCGCTACATGGTACCTATGTAACGACGAAA GTCTGTCATCAGCCGTTGATTGTTCGATTTGCGGATCCTAAGAAGCCCAAGGTGGGCGAGTCGAG GGCGCCATCCCATATGAATGAGCAATTTAATGGGAATATAGCAGCTAACCAGTCTAATCACCAGAGTCCAAATAAG ACTCCAAATAACAGAAGCAATCCTCAGACAGTTTTCAGCACTTATGTCGGATCAGATAATGTTTTGCCATCAGCTGCATCTTCTGTCAATGCAAGATCTTTAAAGGGTGAGATGGTGGAATCTATAGATTGTGAATGGAGTGAACATATCTGTCCTGATGGATTCGTATATTATTATAACTGCATGACGTGTGAAAGCAGG TGGGAGAAGCCTGAGGAATTTGCACTTTATGAAAAGAAATTGGAAAAGTTAGATCTGCAGCAACAGGATCAGCGCAATTTAAGACTTCCAGTCCGTAATAATTCAGAAGTCTCTCAAATGTGCCAG GAACTCGAAACAGGAAGCTCAACGGTTCCTCTGGCTTGTGTCTAA
- the LOC104117640 gene encoding 3'-5' exonuclease-like, with product MANYLGPFYESQIEITVTKEATIVDHWILQTVHTPRRRLHKLLIGLNIKWLPCSKPEDEDEHSVALLQLCVGDRCLIFQLLHRDFIPQSFIDFLIDPNNTFVGIGVEGDVEKLLCDHGLYVANTVDLNKLALLTYEEEVYGKMGLKRMAKAVLGKVMEKPEDVTLSKWDAENLSCEQIEYGAIDVFVSFELGKNLFNILSNRDSRRVKFQPWLLLKETLMRLQNLALDLNLK from the coding sequence ATGGCTAATTACCTTGGGCCTTTCTATGAATCCCAAATTGAAATTACTGTCACCAAAGAAGCAACAATTGTTGATCATTGGATTCTGCAAACTGTGCACACGCCTCGTCGTAGACTCCACAAACTCCTTATCGGTCTGAATATCAAATGGCTCCCGTGTTCTAAACCCGAGGACGAGGACGAGCACTCAGTTGCTCTTCTCCAGCTCTGCGTTGGCGATCGTTGCCTAATATTTCAACTCCTTCACAGAGATTTCATTCCTCAAAGTTTCATAGACTTTCTCATTGACCCAAATAACACGTTCGTTGGTATTGGAGTTGAGGGAGATGTTGAGAAGTTGTTATGTGATCACGGGTTGTACGTAGCGAATACTGTTGATTTGAACAAACTGGCATTGTTGACTTACGAAGAAGAAGTGTATGGAAAGATGGGTTTGAAAAGAATGGCAAAAGCAGTACTTGGAAAAGTAATGGAAAAGCCAGAGGATGTTACTTTGAGTAAGTGGGATGCTGAGAATTTGAGCTGTGAACAAATTGAATATGGTGCTATTGATGTTTTTGTGTCGTTTGAATTAGGGAAGAATTTGTTTAATATACTGTCGAACAGAGATAGCCGTCGTGTTAAGTTTCAGCCATGGCTGCTGCTAAAAGAGACGTTGATGAGGTTGCAAAATCTTGCTCTTGATTtgaatctgaaataa